Proteins from one Antennarius striatus isolate MH-2024 chromosome 12, ASM4005453v1, whole genome shotgun sequence genomic window:
- the LOC137604728 gene encoding gamma-crystallin M3-like gives MTTTDMSMGKIIFYEDRNFQGRSYECSSDCSDMTSYLSRCHSCRVENGCFMVYDRPNYMGNQYFMRRGEYADYMNMMGMSGGIRSCRMIPMHRGQFRMRIYERENFGGMMHELMDDCDNIQDRYRMSDCQSCNVMDGHWLMYEQPHFRGRMMYMRPGEYRSFRDMGYSGMRFMSMRRIMDMC, from the exons ATGACCACCACTGACATGAGCATGGGCAAG ATCATCTTCTACGAGGACAGGAACTTCCAGGGTCGCTCCTATGAGTGCAGCAGCGACTGCTCTGACATGACCTCCTACCTGAGCAGGTGTCACTCCTGCAGGGTGGAGAACGGCTGCTTCATGGTCTACGACCGCCCCAACTACATGGGAAACCAGTACTTCATGAGGAGGGGCGAGTACGCCGACTACATGAACATGATGGGAATGAGCGGTGGCATCAGGTCTTGCCGTATGATCCCCATG CACAGAGGCCAGTTCAGGATGAGGATCTACGAGAGGGAGAACTTCGGTGGAATGATGCACGAGCTGATGGACGACTGCGACAACATCCAGGACCGCTACCGTATGTCCGACTGCCAGTCCTGCAACGTGATGGACGGCCACTGGCTGATGTACGAGCAGCCCCACTTCAGAGGCAGGATGATGTACATGAGGCCTGGGGAGTACAGGAGCTTCAGGGACATGGGCTACAGCGGCATGAGGTTCATGAGCATGAGGCGCATCATGGACATGTGttag
- the LOC137604751 gene encoding gamma-crystallin M3-like yields the protein MSNTSMNMRGKITFYEDRNFQGRSYECMSDCSDMTSYLSRCHSCRVESGCFMVYDRPNYMGNQYFMRRGEYADYMSMMGMSGGIRSCRMIPMHRGQFRMRIYERESFGGMMHELMDDCDNIQDRYRMSDCQSCNVMDGHWLMYEQPNYRGRMMYMRPGEYRSFRDMGYSGMRFMSMRRIMDSCY from the exons ATGAGCAACACCAGCATGAACATGAGGGGCAAG ATAACTTTCTACGAGGACAGGAACTTCCAGGGTCGCTCCTATGAGTGCATGAGCGACTGCTCTGACATGACCTCCTACCTGAGCAGGTGTCACTCCTGCAGGGTGGAGAGCGGCTGCTTCATGGTCTACGACCGCCCCAACTACATGGGAAACCAGTACTTCATGAGGAGGGGCGAGTACGCCGACTACATGAGCATGATGGGAATGAGCGGTGGCATCAGGTCTTGCCGTATGATCCCCATG CACAGAGGCCAGTTCAGGATGAGGATCTACGAGAGGGAGAGCTTCGGTGGAATGATGCACGAGCTGATGGACGACTGCGACAACATCCAGGACCGCTACCGTATGTCCGACTGCCAGTCCTGCAACGTGATGGACGGCCACTGGCTGATGTACGAGCAGCCCAACTACAGAGGCAGGATGATGTACATGAGGCCTGGGGAGTACAGGAGCTTCAGGGACATGGGCTACAGCGGCATGAGGTTCATGAGCATGAGGCGCATCATGGATTCCTGCTACTAA
- the LOC137604752 gene encoding gamma-crystallin M3-like has translation MTMGKIIFYEDRNFQGRSYECMSDCSDMTSYLSRCHSCRVESGCFMVYDRPNYMGNQYFMRRGEYADYMSMMGMRDCIRSCRMIPMHRGQFRMRIYERENFGGMMHELMDDCDSIQDRYRMSDCQSCHVMDGHWLMYEQPNFRGRMMYMRPGEYRSFRDMGMSGTRFMSMRRIMDM, from the exons ATGACCATGGGCAAG atcatcTTCTACGAGGACAGGAACTTCCAGGGCCGCTCCTATGAGTGCATGAGCGACTGCTCTGACATGACCTCCTACCTGAGCAGGTGTCACTCCTGCAGGGTGGAGAGCGGCTGCTTCATGGTCTACGACCGCCCCAACTACATGGGAAACCAGTACTTCATGAGGAGGGGCGAGTACGCCGACTACATGAGCATGATGGGAATGAGAGACTGCATCAGGTCTTGCCGTATGATCCCCATG cacagaGGCCAGTTCAGGATGAGGATCTACGAGAGGGAGAACTTCGGTGGAATGATGCACGAGCTGATGGACGACTGCGACAGCATCCAGGACCGCTACCGTATGTCCGACTGCCAGTCCTGCCACGTGATGGACGGCCACTGGCTGATGTACGAGCAGCCCAACTTCAGAGGCAGGATGATGTACATGAGGCCTGGGGAGTACAGGAGCTTCAGGGACATGGGCATGAGCGGCACGAGGTTCATGAGCATGAGGCGCATCATGGACATGTAA
- the LOC137604746 gene encoding gamma-crystallin M3-like, whose product MGKITFYEDRNFQGRSYECMSDCSDMTSYLSRCHSCRVESGCFMVYDRPNYMGNQYFMRRGEYADYMSMMGMSGGIRSCRMIPMHRGQFRMRIYERENFGGMMHELMDDCDNIMDRYRMSDCQSCHVMDGHWLMYEQPNFRGRMMYMRPGEYRSFRDMGYSGMRFMSMRRIMDMC is encoded by the exons ATGGGCAAG ATCACCTTCTACGAGGACAGGAACTTCCAGGGTCGCTCCTATGAGTGCATGAGCGACTGCTCTGACATGACCTCCTACCTGAGCAGGTGTCACTCCTGCAGGGTGGAGAGCGGCTGCTTCATGGTCTACGACCGCCCCAACTACATGGGAAACCAGTACTTCATGAGGAGGGGCGAGTACGCCGACTACATGAGCATGATGGGAATGAGCGGTGGCATCAGGTCTTGCCGTATGATCCCCATG CACAGAGGCCAGTTCAGGATGAGGATCTATGAGAGGGAGAACTTCGGTGGAATGATGCACGAGCTGATGGACGACTGCGACAACATCATGGACCGCTACCGTATGTCCGACTGCCAGTCCTGCCACGTGATGGACGGCCACTGGCTGATGTACGAGCAGCCCAACTTCAGAGGCAGGATGATGTACATGAGGCCTGGGGAGTACAGGAGCTTCAGGGACATGGGCTACAGCGGCATGAGGTTCATGAGCATGAGGCGCATCATGGACATGTGCtaa
- the LOC137604745 gene encoding gamma-crystallin M3-like: MTMGRIIFYEDRNFQGRHYETSSDCPELTSYLSRCHSCRVESGCFMVYDRPNYMGNQYFMRRGEYADYMSMMGMSDCIRSCRMIPMHRGQFRMRIYERENFGGMMHELMDDCDNMMDRYRMSDCQSCNVMDGHWLMYEQPNYRGRMMYMRPGEYRSFRDMGYSGMRFMSMRRIRDSCY, translated from the exons ATGACCATGGGCAGG ATTATCTTCTACGAGGACAGGAACTTCCAGGGCCGTCACTATGAGACCAGCAGCGACTGCCCAGAGCTGACCTCCTACCTGAGCAGGTGTCACTCCTGCAGGGTGGAGAGCGGCTGCTTCATGGTCTACGACCGCCCCAACTACATGGGAAACCAGTACTTCATGAGGAGGGGCGAGTACGCCGACTACATGAGCATGATGGGAATGTCCGACTGCATCAGGTCTTGCCGTATGATCCCCATG CACAGAGGCCAGTTCAGGATGAGGATCTACGAGAGGGAGAACTTCGGTGGAATGATGCACGAGCTGATGGACGACTGCGACAACATGATGGACCGCTACCGTATGTCCGACTGCCAGTCCTGCAACGTGATGGACGGCCACTGGCTGATGTACGAGCAGCCCAACTACAGAGGCAGGATGATGTACATGAGGCCTGGGGAGTACAGGAGCTTCAGGGACATGGGCTACAGCGGCATGAGGTTCATGAGCATGAGGCGCATCAGAGACTCCTGCTATTAA
- the LOC137604694 gene encoding gamma-crystallin M3-like, with the protein MGKIIFYEDKNFQGRSYETSTDCAELSSYLSRCSSCRVENGCFMVYERPNYTGHQVMARRGEYPDNQRLMGMSTSDCIRSCRTIPMHRGQFRIRMYERENFGGMMHELMDDCDNIQDRYRMSDCQSCNVMDGHWLMYEQPNFRGRMMYMRPGEYRSFRDMGVGPGDMRIGSIRRIMESC; encoded by the exons ATGGGCAAA atAATTTTCTACGAGGACAAGAACTTCCAGGGTCGTTCCTACGAGACCAGCACCGACTGTGCGGAGCTGTCCTCCTACCTGAGCCGCTGCAGCTCCTGCCGGGTGGAGAACGGCTGCTTCATGGTCTACGAGCGACCCAACTACACGGGTCACCAGGTGATGGCGAGGAGGGGCGAGTACCCCGACAACCAGCGCCTGATGGGGATGAGCACCAGTGACTGCATACGCTCCTGCCGCACCATCCCAATG CACAGAGGCCAGTTCAGGATAAGGATGTATGAGAGGGAGAACTTCGGTGGAATGATGCACGAGCTGATGGACGACTGCGACAACATCCAAGACCGCTACCGTATGTCCGACTGCCAGTCCTGCAACGTGATGGACGGCCACTGGCTGATGTACGAGCAGCCCAACTTCAGAGGCAGGATGATGTACATGAGGCCTGGGGAGTACAGGAGCTTCAGGGACATGGGCGTGGGTCCTGGAGACATGAGGATCGGTTCCATCCGACGCATTATGGAGTCCTGTTAA
- the LOC137604695 gene encoding gamma-crystallin M3-like, whose protein sequence is MGKVVFYEDRNFQGRSYECMSDCSDMTSYLSRCASCRVENGCFMVYDRTNYMGNQYFLRRGDYSDYTSFGMSDSIRSCRLIPQHRGSYRMRIYERENFQGQSHEVMEDCNNIQDRYRMSDCQSCNVMDGHWLMYEQPNYRGRMMYMRPGEYRSFRDMGYSGVRFSSIRRIAESC, encoded by the exons ATGGGCAAG GTCGTCTTTTACGAGGACAGGAACTTCCAGGGTCGCTCCTATGAGTGCATGAGCGACTGCTCTGACATGACCTCCTACCTGAGCAGGTGTGCTTCCTGCAGGGTGGAGAATGGCTGCTTCATGGTCTACGACCGCACCAACTACATGGGAAACCAGTATTTCCTGAGGAGAGGGGATTACTCTGATTACACATCATTTGGCATGAGTGACTCCATCCGATCTTGCCGTTTGATCCCGCAG CACAGAGGCTCCTACAGGATGAGGATCTACGAGAGGGAGAACTTCCAGGGCCAGAGTCATGAAGTGATGGAGGACTGCAACAACATCCAGGACCGCTACCGTATGTCCGACTGCCAGTCCTGCAACGTGATGGACGGCCACTGGCTGATGTACGAGCAGCCCAACTACAGAGGCAGGATGATGTACATGAGGCCTGGGGAGTACAGGAGCTTCAGGGACATGGGCTACAGCGGCGTGAGGTTCAGCTCCATCAGGCGCATCGCAGAGTCCTGTTGA